A section of the Leptospira kobayashii genome encodes:
- a CDS encoding ribonucleotide-diphosphate reductase subunit beta has product MLKEEEILLRENKDRFVIFPIKFPRIWEMYKKQKACFWTAEEIDLSGDLEDWKNLDSNERHFLSHVLAFFAASDGIVNENLAVNFMNEVQIPEARCFYGFQIMMENIHSETYSLLIDTYIRDGKEKTRLLHALETIPAVRKKADWAFRWIQSDNFAERLLAFAAVEGIFFSGSFCSIFWMKKRGLLPGLSFSNELISRDEGLHCQFACLLYQMIQNKPSAERVYEIFGDAVAIEKEFITESLPVDLIGMNAKLMQQYIEFVADRWLIELGYEKLFYATNPFDFMELISLEGKTNFFEKRVGDYQKAGVLTAKESNAFSLDEDF; this is encoded by the coding sequence ATGTTGAAGGAAGAAGAAATACTACTGAGGGAAAACAAAGACAGATTTGTCATTTTTCCGATCAAATTTCCCCGTATTTGGGAAATGTATAAAAAACAAAAAGCATGTTTTTGGACTGCGGAAGAAATCGATTTGAGCGGCGATCTCGAAGACTGGAAAAATCTGGATTCCAATGAACGTCATTTTTTATCCCATGTTTTGGCTTTTTTCGCTGCAAGTGACGGAATCGTAAATGAAAACTTAGCGGTGAATTTTATGAACGAAGTGCAGATTCCGGAAGCACGTTGTTTTTACGGATTCCAGATCATGATGGAGAATATTCATTCGGAAACCTACTCCTTGTTAATTGATACTTATATTCGGGACGGAAAGGAAAAAACAAGATTGCTTCATGCTTTGGAGACAATACCTGCCGTTCGAAAGAAAGCGGACTGGGCATTCCGTTGGATTCAATCGGACAATTTTGCGGAACGACTCCTTGCATTCGCTGCGGTGGAAGGGATTTTTTTCAGCGGAAGTTTCTGTTCCATCTTTTGGATGAAAAAACGGGGACTACTTCCCGGTTTAAGTTTCAGTAACGAACTCATCAGCCGGGACGAAGGCCTCCATTGTCAATTCGCATGCCTACTTTACCAGATGATCCAAAACAAACCAAGCGCGGAAAGAGTGTATGAAATCTTCGGTGATGCGGTTGCCATCGAAAAGGAATTTATCACCGAGTCCCTTCCTGTGGATCTGATCGGAATGAATGCCAAACTCATGCAGCAATACATAGAATTTGTCGCCGATCGTTGGTTAATCGAGCTAGGGTATGAAAAACTTTTCTATGCTACGAATCCATTTGATTTTATGGAGTTGATCTCTCTGGAAGGGAAAACGAATTTCTTCGAAAAACGGGTGGGGGATTATCAAAAGGCGGGAGTTTTAACCGCGAAAGAATCCAATGCATTCTCTTTGGATGAGGATTTCTGA
- a CDS encoding cysteine-rich CWC family protein, with protein MEDLTHHRKLFQSAARKEEGSSKHEIKFCPRCLAKFECKVGSIALCQCSGFSLSTEEKDYISAQFDDCLCRECIHITILEYNTIKIYKTITWSF; from the coding sequence TTGGAAGACCTGACTCATCATCGTAAATTATTTCAATCTGCTGCTCGCAAAGAAGAAGGCTCATCAAAACACGAAATCAAGTTTTGCCCCAGATGCCTTGCAAAATTCGAATGCAAAGTCGGCTCAATCGCACTTTGCCAATGTTCCGGATTTTCCCTTTCTACTGAAGAAAAAGATTATATCTCTGCACAATTCGACGACTGCCTTTGCCGTGAATGCATACATATTACTATTTTAGAATATAATACTATTAAAATATACAAAACAATTACCTGGAGTTTCTAA
- a CDS encoding adenylate/guanylate cyclase domain-containing protein produces the protein MSNKESKSLSILDYIILFFAVIGSGGVITSVILAGWEYEYSFLLGGMAILLASSYFVYKTIDKVSSDKQKSGALWLSYVIAMFMYTLVNTFQPLKDLEENSISTRFQFLRGSTTKSEKEGDTGRIEYIAYQPPAKARKDINIIGITTESLERLQGTWPLPWKYYANIIETFKDTNNILMFDIFFVDYKPGQTEEMAEALKKNRNVLFDYPMETSSESKEAVLNLEKRIDVLRKFKFKNVIDEGDFISWVKFPQPPIEPIGELSSGLGFANVKKDESGLNRKMPLVAKVRNSGKDRETEYFPSIDLLIVCQYLGIDVTRDVEVNMGKYIKLSNIPKKIIKEFNRKTLKMEEHDIMASPNENREIVIPIDYEGQMEINFVGGRYSFKQNEIFEVTNDWDSDLLASNQIDNQIFLVAMYYATGRGASKDTHLSPFGDMSGIEHHAHAINTILNQDFMASVPNWAIFLIYIGLGLMIGFLQPRVKTHWGFAIMLTQLLLYGVIALYIFQEFNLITVLPSVTIEQIVVFIAIIGFRILTEEENVKYIRQTFSKFVSKDVVDELLKHPDNLALGGSKREITIFFSDVRGFTTISEALGPEDLVKLLNEYLSAMTDLIIEYKGTIDKYMGDAIMAFWGAPVPLEDHAYYACVAALAQLEHLKVLQKIWAERNVPVIDIGIGLNSGPAVVGNMGSSHRMEYTCMGDTINLGSRLEGSNKMYGTNVIISEYTYEKVKDRVVARELDLVRVKGKTQPVRIYELLGITNPEDMEKMKRPLQRAAS, from the coding sequence ATGTCCAACAAAGAATCTAAATCACTCTCGATATTAGATTATATCATCTTATTTTTCGCTGTAATCGGTTCCGGTGGAGTGATAACGTCTGTTATTCTTGCCGGCTGGGAATACGAATACAGTTTCCTTTTGGGGGGAATGGCGATACTCCTTGCCAGTTCCTATTTCGTTTACAAAACCATTGACAAGGTTTCTTCCGACAAGCAAAAGTCAGGCGCACTTTGGTTGTCCTATGTGATTGCCATGTTTATGTATACATTGGTCAATACATTTCAACCGTTGAAGGATTTGGAGGAAAATTCGATCTCCACTCGTTTTCAGTTCTTGCGAGGTTCCACTACAAAGTCTGAAAAAGAAGGCGATACGGGAAGGATCGAATACATCGCTTACCAACCACCAGCTAAGGCGCGTAAGGATATCAATATCATCGGTATTACTACCGAATCTTTGGAGAGATTGCAAGGTACTTGGCCTCTCCCTTGGAAATACTATGCAAATATCATTGAAACTTTCAAAGACACGAACAACATTCTGATGTTCGATATTTTCTTCGTCGACTATAAGCCGGGTCAGACGGAGGAGATGGCGGAAGCGCTTAAGAAAAACAGGAATGTACTCTTTGACTACCCTATGGAAACCAGTTCCGAGTCCAAGGAAGCGGTTCTCAATTTGGAAAAGAGAATCGACGTACTCAGAAAGTTCAAATTTAAGAATGTGATAGATGAAGGGGATTTTATCTCCTGGGTAAAATTTCCACAACCTCCGATCGAACCGATAGGGGAATTGTCGTCTGGTCTTGGTTTTGCGAACGTAAAAAAAGACGAATCGGGGCTCAACCGCAAAATGCCTCTCGTTGCAAAAGTCCGTAACTCAGGCAAGGATAGGGAAACGGAATACTTTCCTTCGATCGATTTACTGATCGTATGCCAATATTTGGGGATTGATGTAACGCGTGATGTGGAAGTCAATATGGGTAAGTACATCAAACTTTCCAATATTCCCAAAAAGATCATAAAAGAATTCAACCGCAAAACTCTTAAGATGGAAGAACATGATATCATGGCTTCTCCGAACGAAAACAGAGAGATAGTGATTCCTATCGACTATGAAGGTCAGATGGAAATCAATTTTGTGGGAGGTCGTTACTCTTTCAAACAAAATGAAATTTTCGAAGTCACAAACGATTGGGATTCCGATTTGCTCGCGTCCAACCAAATCGACAATCAGATCTTTTTGGTCGCAATGTACTATGCAACCGGTCGGGGAGCTTCTAAAGATACGCATCTTTCTCCCTTCGGAGATATGTCGGGGATTGAACACCACGCTCATGCCATCAATACAATCTTGAACCAGGATTTTATGGCCTCAGTTCCGAACTGGGCGATCTTTCTGATCTATATCGGCTTGGGTTTGATGATCGGATTCTTGCAACCTCGTGTGAAAACCCATTGGGGATTTGCCATTATGCTCACGCAGTTGCTTTTGTACGGTGTGATTGCTCTGTATATTTTTCAAGAATTCAACCTAATCACCGTTTTACCGTCTGTTACCATCGAGCAGATCGTAGTATTTATTGCGATCATCGGATTTAGAATTTTAACGGAAGAAGAAAACGTAAAATACATCCGTCAGACTTTCTCCAAATTCGTATCCAAAGATGTTGTGGATGAGTTATTGAAACACCCCGACAATCTAGCATTAGGTGGTTCGAAAAGGGAGATCACTATCTTTTTCTCGGATGTGAGGGGATTTACAACGATTTCGGAAGCTCTCGGTCCGGAAGATTTGGTGAAATTACTCAATGAATATTTATCAGCAATGACGGATCTTATCATTGAATACAAAGGCACGATTGATAAGTATATGGGGGATGCGATTATGGCTTTCTGGGGAGCTCCCGTTCCTTTGGAAGACCATGCATATTACGCTTGTGTTGCCGCTCTCGCTCAATTGGAGCATTTGAAAGTTCTCCAAAAAATTTGGGCGGAACGAAACGTACCTGTGATCGATATCGGAATCGGATTGAATTCAGGTCCAGCCGTAGTAGGAAATATGGGATCTTCCCACAGGATGGAATACACCTGTATGGGAGACACGATCAATTTAGGTTCTCGTTTGGAAGGTTCCAACAAGATGTACGGAACCAATGTGATCATTTCCGAATACACATACGAAAAGGTAAAAGACAGAGTAGTGGCTCGAGAGCTGGATTTGGTGCGGGTAAAGGGAAAAACCCAACCTGTTCGGATTTACGAATTGCTTGGAATCACAAACCCAGAAGATATGGAAAAAATGAAGCGACCACTTCAAAGGGCTGCCTCATGA
- a CDS encoding Lp29 family lipoprotein, with product MSQMKIFFLFLLLISLVSCNIHFIRKPKPQSMLALPADKGLKVALIGFYPYQYSSYSSGRRTTTTAVLDYKNRIQASSKIGKPAEFFPTSGIDTSVPPEKVKEFVMNYLNEVKRSGFDEITKVVEIQKEGEESKMYLKKRDVDYYVVGVHGPAFPKDFDPRFLLTAHLFMLTLGTFPFWQVQEADSKFYIYDHGLNLINTRVFRNKYEVIAGWWGEKEQGAFNRNPEAGFMPRLYEPDVIDFSAEFPTLIQKP from the coding sequence ATGAGTCAAATGAAAATTTTCTTTCTGTTCCTTCTATTAATTTCCCTCGTCAGTTGCAACATTCATTTTATACGCAAACCGAAACCCCAATCCATGCTAGCCCTTCCTGCAGACAAAGGTCTGAAAGTCGCGCTCATCGGATTTTATCCTTATCAGTATTCTTCTTACTCATCCGGTCGCAGAACCACCACCACTGCCGTGTTAGATTATAAAAACAGGATCCAAGCATCTTCAAAAATAGGAAAGCCTGCCGAGTTTTTTCCCACAAGCGGAATCGACACATCTGTTCCTCCGGAAAAAGTAAAGGAATTCGTGATGAACTACTTGAATGAGGTGAAAAGGTCGGGGTTCGATGAAATCACTAAGGTTGTGGAGATTCAAAAAGAAGGCGAAGAAAGCAAAATGTATCTCAAGAAAAGGGACGTGGATTATTATGTGGTGGGTGTTCACGGTCCCGCATTTCCCAAAGATTTCGATCCGCGATTTTTATTAACAGCTCATCTCTTTATGCTGACTCTGGGCACTTTTCCTTTCTGGCAAGTGCAGGAAGCCGATTCCAAATTTTATATCTATGATCACGGGTTGAATCTGATCAACACTCGCGTGTTTAGGAACAAATATGAAGTGATTGCAGGGTGGTGGGGAGAAAAGGAACAGGGAGCTTTTAACCGAAACCCGGAGGCAGGATTTATGCCGCGTTTGTACGAACCGGACGTGATTGATTTTTCGGCGGAATTTCCGACTTTGATTCAAAAGCCGTAA